The genomic interval AACTTAGCATCTCCACCACCTCTAAGTACACCCATCATAAAATTACTTGCAAGAGATTGAAATACTATTATTCCTGAAGTTACAGTCATTATTTCCATAGCTATTAATTTTGTTGAATAAGATACATTATAGAAATTAACCACAAATGGCTTTATAAGTAAAATCATAAGTCCTGATATACATCCCATGACAACACTGAAAATCCCTATACTATAGGCATATTCCTTTGCTTTTTCTTTTTTACCTTCTCCTATGGTATTTCCTATAATTACTGCTGTAGCATTAGACATACCAAATATAAAAACTGTTACAAATTGATGAGCAACTCCATTTATACTATTAGCAGCCACAACCTCTGTTCCCATTCTACCAACTATTACAGATATCATAGAAGCTCCAATTGCCCAAAGTAATTCATTACATAAAACAGGAGTACATAATCCAACATAATCTTTTAAAATCTCTTTATCTAGCTTTAATAAATGTTCTATCTTAAGACCAATCTTTCTTTCATATATAAACATAAACACTAAAACTATTGAAAACTCAGTAATTCTAGCACAGACAGTAGCTATGGCAGCTCCTCTTATTCCAAGTTCGGGAGCACCTAAATTTCCAAATATAAAAATCCAGTTTAATATTGAATTTACCACTAAAGAAGCAGTATAAACTATAATTGATATGCTAACAGTTTTTACTGAACGAAGCATCATTATTGTACAGTTTGTTATGGAATAGAACAAATATCCTATGCACACAATTCTTAAATAACTTGCTCCAAAATCTATAACAGCCTTATCAGTTGTGAAAATTCCCATAAAGTATTTTGGTAAAAATAATGCTATAAATATGAAAATACCAGTTATTAATAAACACACCCTATACATTATGGCCAAAATCTTATGAATTGTTTTAACATTTCCTTTTCCCCAATACTGAGAAATCATAATATTAGATCCTCCAGCTAGTCCAAACATTAAAATTGTAAGTACAAAAAATAAATTATTAGCTATAGAAACTGCTGATAGTTGAATTTCCCCCAAAGCTCCAACCATCAAAGTATCTACCATACTTACCATAAAGGTTATTAAATTTTGTACTGCTATTGGCAAAGCAATACTAAAAAGTAACCTATAAAATCTTTTGTCTCTAGTTATAATCATAATTAGCCCCCTTACTAAAAATATATTCTTATAAAAGTCAATGTACATTATAGCATTCTGTACTAACTTATAATATGTGTTTAAATTTAACAATATATGAATATTAAAGCAATTTTATTAATATTTTTATTTTTAAATTAATTCTTAATTAAAAA from Clostridium perfringens carries:
- a CDS encoding MATE family efflux transporter, whose protein sequence is MIITRDKRFYRLLFSIALPIAVQNLITFMVSMVDTLMVGALGEIQLSAVSIANNLFFVLTILMFGLAGGSNIMISQYWGKGNVKTIHKILAIMYRVCLLITGIFIFIALFLPKYFMGIFTTDKAVIDFGASYLRIVCIGYLFYSITNCTIMMLRSVKTVSISIIVYTASLVVNSILNWIFIFGNLGAPELGIRGAAIATVCARITEFSIVLVFMFIYERKIGLKIEHLLKLDKEILKDYVGLCTPVLCNELLWAIGASMISVIVGRMGTEVVAANSINGVAHQFVTVFIFGMSNATAVIIGNTIGEGKKEKAKEYAYSIGIFSVVMGCISGLMILLIKPFVVNFYNVSYSTKLIAMEIMTVTSGIIVFQSLASNFMMGVLRGGGDAKFVLINDLIFMWLVAIPGGFFVAFVLELPVALVFLVIKCDEILKSLTSVYRVISGKWVNDVTKDYEFKEVKC